gctctgaggttcaaaaaggttggtgaccctgATCCAAGTGTACGGCTGATGAAAATACTTCTTTATCAGCAGTTCAAAGTTGTGAAAGTATACCCTGGTTTAATGTGATTCTAGCCTTGCATGGAGAAGAAAGGATTGTTATTGCTTGGTGAAACCGTATTGTTGAGGAAACGATACGCATAAGTTTCCATGGAATGACTCATTAAACATGTTTACCAGACTCTTTTACAACAATGACCAGCCCAGACCAAAATAAACACTCTCGTTTTATCCTATCCTCTTGGTGAGAAGGCGTTTCTGGCGGAGCTCCAAGTATGAAACACGAAAGACAGTGGTAAGTGGCtcgggtgtttgactcccagccaaaacaTTATGTGCACGAACCCTGGTGTCATTGACTTCCTGTTGGCTTTGGCTTTGGCTTTCTGTTTGTCGGGTTCAACATGCGGTGAGACATGTTAGTCATCCAACATGATCGTTTATCCAGAGCGCCTGAATTAACTGCAAGTATCCAATAATATAGTGGACTACATTatttatgaacacatacattttGTTTTAGTCGAAAAATgagatataaaataataattaaataatagcATGTCTTATTCAATGAATATAGCTATATATAAAGACATAAATGTTACATAactattttttatcaaatatgTTAGCGAGCAGTGCGGCGCGAGGGCCCCACCTTGCAGCTCGCTCTTGACCAGACAGCTCTCCATCATGTAGAGAAGCACGGTCACCATGACGTCCAGCAGCTGACACTCCTCGGTGACGTGGCGGGCCAGCTCCTCGTTGCTGAACAGCTGCACGCTGATGTGCACGATGCGGTTGGACATGGTGTCCGACTCGTGGCTCTTCATCAGCGTCTTCATGATGAAGGCGTAGTGCTGCACGAACGTCTTGGTGAAGGTGATCTGCGGGGCACGTGCAGAAAGAGAGCGACGGTTTGGGTTTAACACTGTGGTTTGACTTCTGTCTGTGTGGAGCCTCCTTTGTTGTGGATACCTGTTGCTAACCTGTTGTGAATGACATGTGTGAGGACCAACCCTTTGTTTTGTGAAAGGCTGATGTGCTTTTAAAAGAAGGCAGAAGATGTGTTGTGAGCAGATGTGGTTATACTGGTTTCGTTTTGGATACAACGAGAAGATCTTTTGATCGCCCCGTCTCCGATTACCAACTTATTGACTTCTTGTTTCAGATTTCAAATCAGTAATACCGCAAACAAACCTCACAGGTacaacagaaaaaataaaaatatcggaAGCAAGTGCACCTCATCCGAAGCCACTTGCAAGATAGGAACATCTAAATCATGTAAAGATATTATACAAATACACTGTACAGGTCATGCAGCCAAACAAATCTTTAACATGATCTGTGACCATCTCTTATTCCAAAATTAATTTCGTGAAGATAAAGGCCCACCTTGTAGTCTTGATCCGGTAACATGTTTAACAAGAAGGTCACCATCTTTTGGGGGAACTCATATTTGATGGTCCAGAACAGCAGCTCCTCCAGAAAGCATTTGTGTTTCAGGGAGTCCATAATGGAGGTGTCTAGGGGCAGAATGGAGACGGCGAGAAATGGTTTCCATGACATCTTACGCTGGTCAGGGAGAGTGATCAAACCAGCGTGACCCTCGCTCCTGGCTTCACTGAAACAACGCTTACTTAAGATTTAACAAGACATTTCGTAAACTGTCCAACTCCCACACAACAAGCATTGATTCCAAAATACTAAAAAGGCTATATTGCTGTTCTTTACATTCGTGGCAGGAGTGTTCTCACGCCAAATGCTCTTCAGTAGAACCGGGGCAACAAATGATATTGGTAAAGATGTCTTACTAAAAGAGGAGACAATGGTTTAATCACCCAGAACGGTTCTTTAAGAATGATCAGGTTGTACTAACGATACTGGTCAGGTTATGATGCATTAATGATGCTGGAGATGCAAATGATCAGGTTATGTTAGCGATGCTGGAGATGTTAATAGCCAGTTTATGATATGTTAGTGAAGCTGGATAAGTTAACGGTCAGGTTACGTTAATGATGCTGGAGAGGAAGTTACCTTTGGTAGTGCTGCTCAGCTtcaccctcttcctctgcccAAGTGCCTGCCCCCCATCCGGATCCTCCTGCACACCGAGGAACAGAACACACTTAGCAGGGGATCCAGTCGAATCATTCATAGAAACACGGATGACCATCCGTCTTTCCCAAAGAAAAGGTGAGATAGTTACTTAATGGTATAATTTGTCATGTCTGCCTTTAGGGGTCGCTCAGTCAAAACAATATCACGTAGTTTGATGACCGTGTAAAGTAGGGTGGGAACATGGCGGTCTTCACCATCAATGACAGGACTGCGGCAGAACCCATGATGACGTAGGAGTTGATGCATTAATGTTTTATTAACGTTGCGTTGAGTCACCTTATGTAATTTCATTCTGATTAAATAGCCGCAAATAACATAACGGTAACTTGCCATTAGATGAGTTCACTAGCTAAACAGCTTTAGATGAGATTATGTGGTCTAACACAGCGCCGTCTGTGGGCAAAACAATCCTACAAGAAATGACCAAGTAACACGCCTTTACCTTGAATAAAACAATGGATTTCTCTGGACATTAATGGCAATATTTGGGTACATAACTCAGTGTATGTAAACAACGACCAATATTATCTAGTCATATTTTGATTTTTGAATGCGGAAATGTTACATAATATACTTTAGTCAAATATATATTCTGGCCTCAGTATAAGCATCTTTAAGAAAGACACACCAGCCCAGGTTTATTCTCATGTGTCTCATGAacgacacacagagacatgatTAGGTGAATGGGTTAATAATAACCCATTCAAGAAGGATCTCAGGCCTCTGAAGCTATAGAGCAGCAGTCCAGCTGACCAATAAGAAACATGGAAAACccgaaacacaaaacacaccgcCCTGGCCCATAAGAGCCACATTACAAAGCATCACTTAGTTGTAATTCCGTGTTTACCTCTTTACTGGCCTCCTCCGTGCTTCCTGCTGCCGCCGCTcctggaaaaacaaaaacataaaggaGTGATTCCATTAAACCGTGTTGCATTGTGGGGGGGCCATAGGatggaaggggaggagcctcaCCGCTGGAGGCTAGGGCCCCCGTCGCTTCCTCTTCCCCGGCGGGGGACTCAGCCGACGCTGGCAGGGCCTTCTCCTCCACAGACACCAGGCCAGAGTTCTTCAACGCTGACAAGTACTTTTCATAGTTCTGCTTCGCATAAGGACTGCCTTCCTGGCCTAGAATAAATGATACAAGCAAAACCGTCACCGTGAATTCCactgttttcaaatgcattatatatatataaaaactgCAGATGCAcaagcacccccaccccccaatccGCCCACAAATCTACAGCATTCAGAAATGTGCTTGTCAGCCATCTGTGCAATATTTAAGAACCTGAATATATTACATCCGTTGGAATGTCCAGTCATAACTCAACCGtcacagaaaaaaacactttcaTAATAGGAGATTCATTTTGTTGTGAAATCTTTTTATAAAAAGACGTACCCTTTCAAAAAGGAGTACTTTTTATTCAGCACTTGCATCACGACAAATAAGTAGCAATACTTCAGTGTCTGGCGCTAGCCAGGCACATTGGGGAAAGGTCTAGGGGAAGATTACCCATGCTCAGGTCTTTGAACgtctgctgattggtcaggatcTTCGTCAGAACGGTCCTCATCGCCCCACCCATCTTTGTCAGCTCTTCTAGAAAGGAGATCTGTGGCTCCAGCTGCTGTAAAACCTTCTGCAGGTCTCGCTCACTGCCAGAGTCTGGCATGGCAAGATAAATATACAAGCAAAGAAAAAGTGACTGGTCCTGTGTAAGCAATGTTACTGATAACAAATGATTGGTTATCTAAGATTGGCAATTTACATTGGTTGCAATACTAATAAACTGTAGTAATCGCTTAACTAAGTCCCACAGTTTCAAGAGAATCCACAATGATGCACTAATGTCTTGAGATTCCTATTGTGTTTAATTTACAAAATATGAAGTAAAGTGCATGAAACTGAAATGAACATGCTGCTACTGCTATTAGTGGATTGGCATAATTCCAGTAGATAATAAAAAAgagatgataaaaaaatatgctCTTGGATGTTCCAACGCAGTAATGAACAGACTTTTATCGCATTATAATCACCTGTGCCTTCACCTGGCTCAGTGTATCCTTCCCGTAGATACTGAATGACGCTGATGATGAATCGAGGGAGGACCATCTCTGACATCAAGAGGAGCTCCCTTGGGACGGATGGCACATTCTCCCCGGTCTTTAACCGATGCCTTCGACAAAACCTGGTGGGTAAAGACAAGGCCAAGGTCTGGTTGAAGTGCAAGAGCATCTTACCAATACTAATGGGTAGCCTGTCACGGTTGCTATTTGCAATCTCACCTGTTGTCCTTATCAGGAAATGAATCAAGTTAAAAAGCAATCAAATAATTTGAGCAATTGAAGCTATGGCTGCATTCAGAGACAGGACACAATTTCGGCAATACCATATCCATTGATCCACGACCACCCCCATTGCACTTTATGGATTAAATAATACTTTATTAGGCTTTTATATTGGCTAATACACAATGCATCAAAGACTACCACTGAAATTGTGCATGCCTCGTATGATAGGAAACTGTATGTTGTCATCGTGCCACTTAAAACACTAATAAACGATGAATCAATAGCGTGTGCATGATCGGTCTGATTAGtcaagatcacacacacacacacacacacacacacacacacacacacacacacacacacacacacacacacacacacacacacacacacacacacacacacacacacacacacacgcgcgcgcgcgcgaacGCAGTCTACTCACCCACTCTCTCGCATGACATTACTGTCCCCACAGTCACAGGCCCCGCCGGCCTGGCTCCGGAACATGTTGAAATCATGGCCCGTGTGATCGCCGTTGTTAAAACACTCGGCGCACAATGACATGCAGGGGGAAATGCCACAAGTCCTGCATCGGTAAGCCACGAAATTGGCCGTCCAGACCAGACCACAGAGAGTGGCGTTGTCATAGGACCGGACCGTCTTGCAGAACTCATCGAATCCGTCTCCCCCTGCGATCAGACATTTGCACCAGTCCAGAGCCTCGGTGTCGGTGGCCGGTGTCTCGGGGTTCAGTACCGTGTCGAGCAGCTCTTGGAGTTGCCGTGCCCCGGCACAATTGTCAGTCCGATTGAGGTCTGCCTTTAAATGGGCGGCAGTGGCTTTCTTATCCCGGCGTAGCAGCGACGCCGCCATCATGTACTCTGGCTTGTTGTCCAcaaatttatttttgttatgcTATGGCCATGATCTCGCGGTTTCTCGCGATACCGTTGGTTGCCTCCAACGGTAAACGCCCGCTGGTCTATTCTGCTCCAAAAACACTATTGATTCAGTCATTATTTAATCAGCACATTTAAAACTAGTCAATAATCAATAACAAAATTATTAAAACGTGTATTACTCTTACATGACAACGAACTCGCAGATTTAAtaatcagtgtttttttttttggtgataTTGCTCCTCGTGTTATttgatatgaatataatatCCAATATAAAAAAGTTTCTGATTGTATTAATCGCATACATATGTACTCTTCGATATATTATATTTGGAAGGAACTTCATACGTCCGCGACTCAGTCCGACCCGGCTCACTTTCACATGGGCACACCCTGACAGAGCGGAAGTGACGTCTACGAACCTAACCATTTCACCCATGTGTTCCACTGTAACGCCAATGTTATTGGTTTTACATTGAAAAAAACAATGCATAATATACTAGGTTTTAACGGTTGAACTGTGACGTTAGTTAGCAATGAAACTAAAGGAGTTGGAGAGTTGTCTTCAACAAGTAGACGGCTTTGAAGAGCCAAAGATTCTTCTTGAGCAGTATCCAACTAGTCCCCACATTGCAGGTAAGATGTGGACGTTTGTTATTGTCACGGTTTAAAGTAACAGGTTAGGATGATGGTAGTCTTAACGTCTAATTTGGTTTTGCAGCATGCATGCTCTACACAATCCACAACACATTTGATGACATTGAAGGCAAACTGATCGCAGATCTGGGATGTGGATGCGGAGTTCTGAGCATCGGGGCGGCGATGCTGGAAGCCGGGTGAGAGCGGTATGATCCCCTCATGGTTGTTGTCTTGGCATTATTGATCATGCTTGACAGTTTTCTGGAATTCTTTTCAGATTATGTGTTGGCTTTGATATTGATAAAGATGCATTGGATGTCGCCCGAACGAATACAGAGGAGTTTGAAATCTCAAATATAGATCTGGTCCAGTCTGACCTCAGTGCTCTGGAAGTCGCATATGCTCAAAAGTTTGACACCGTTATAATGAATCCTCCATTCGGTACAAAACACAATCAAGGCAAGTGACTTATCGATTGACTTACATTATGTCCAGTTTATAAGCTTTCAATATTTGAATAGTATTCCTTCTTTCCACTGAAGGCATTGACATGAAGTTCCTCAAGACGGCATTAACATTGGCAACAGTGGTGTATTCACTTCATAAATCATCAACACGAGATGTAAGTATTCCACATGTAGTGTGAATGTAGACAAAACCTTGTAACATACGTTTAATGGAATATCTGATTGCAGCACATACAAAAGAGAGCGAAAGACTGGGGTGTGAAGATGGAACTTGTCGCAGGTTAGTATATTTCTAAGCATTCAATAGGATGGCAAAATCAAATGCTTAATTTTCCTTCTCATCCATGGACAGAACTAAGGTACGATCTGCCGGCTTCATACAAGTTCCACAAAAAGAAATCGGTAAGCTATAATCCAATAGACTGAAAGAAAATGTGTGCATTTACCCGTGTTCAACATAAGTCTAGTTTGATTATATAAACGTCATGAAACAGATCCTGAGATACTAGCTTTCATAAAATAAGTTTTTTATTTTCAGGTAAAACTTAATGTGGTGCTTTTTAACTTTTTAACCACTTATGcaacatgaaaacaaatggCAAACGTAATAACTGCCATGCATACCTtttctaaagaaaaaaaaaattaaggtcTGTTTAGCATATGTTCAGGTTAAGTGACAAACTAAGGCAGTTTTAGAAAATACGGGATACAAGTGCAAGAGGCACAATATATTGGGGCTGAAAACACCAAAAACTAACGCCAAGTTTACATTTCCAACTCGTCCTCCAGGTCGACATCCACGTGGATTTTCTACGCTTCTCCAAATCATGATTGTTGCCGGAATGGATTTGAGTAAACGGCTTTGTTTTATATCCCTAATAAATGTTCAAAAGAAAATTGTAGTTCTCTGAGTGTTGAAACTAAGATCCATTTTCGGTCTTTGTAACCTTTGCTTCGGGGGCGTCAGCACTGGCGTCTTCTCGTGCTCTCTTCTTGGGGCTTGGGGGGCCTAGGAACAAACGAGAAACATCGGAAATGTAATCACTGCCAATAGACCATCGGTAGATGACCAAATCCGTAGCATGGCAAATAACAGTCCCTTACCATCGTCTCCGTTGTCGTCCTCAAATTTAGTCTTTTTCCCTTGGAAGTGAGATCTGTTCTGATCCCTGCCCCCCCGGCCACGTCCTCCTCGCcgaccccctcctcttcctcctcccctgcctccAAACTTTTCTCTACCtgttaaaatgtaaacatttgtcAACATCATACCTACCAAATCTTCCTTTATACACTGCTTTGTTACTTGACGGTAGATATCGTACCTCTGCCCTTTGTTCGGGTGTACGACTCTTGCTGAGCTTGAATCATCTTTTTCAAAACTTCCTTCTCGACATCGCCCTCCAGCAACTCCCATGCAACATCGTCCTCCTTGATTTGCAACGTTCCTCCTTTGGCCTCTGTCGCCTTATCCAAAGCTTCCTTTGCTTTCCCGTCAAACAGCAGTGTACCCTTAATGGTGTTGAGGATAATATATTAGATGACTGTCGTCGTATCCGCTGGTTTACAACACTCACTGTGTGGATCCCTCACCTCCTTTGCTCCTCTTGTGAAGTCAACCCATTTTATTTTTCCGTGTCCGGAGAACAATGTGTGGAAGTCCTCTCTTGAGACTTGGTCAAGTTCTCCAGAGAACTTGAGCAGGCAGCCAGTCTGTTCCTCCAGAAGCAGACCCTGCAGAGCAACCGTGTTAACGAATGCATTCTGACTGCTACGCATTGTCATTGTCCCTCAATGTTAACAATTATGTGACTTACCATTTCCTTTTCCTCagtctgtttttctgtttcatcCTTGTTGCTGTTTGATTTGGGACATGGTTAATATTTTTGTATCTACACAAAAAACAACTGTCCTGGAACATTAAAACCTTTGTACTCACTGTTTGGCTTTGGCTTTGGACTCGGCCTTGTGCTGTTTTCTTTCCTCTGCCTTTTTGGCGTGATAGGCTTCCCTAAAGAACCGCAACAATACCTTAGTGTAGTCTATACATTTTAACTAAACAAATGTAGTCGAGGTCCCCCACCGATAGCATTGCTCAGCTTACCTTGAGAGGACTAGAAGCTCGTTATCCTTAAAGGATTTTATATCTTCACGTCCAAGAAACGCCTTGGCCGCTTCCTCCGTGTCGAAGCAGAGGAACACAGATCCCTGCACACAACAGCGTGTTACACTAatgtagacccccccccccctttacgtCATCTTAAAGCactacaaatacaccattttcaCTATTAACCTTGAATTGCCGTTGCAGATTTCGCCTCATTTGAATATTTTCTGCCTGGCCTTTTCCAGTCGTCCACTCCAGAATCTCATCCAGGGTAGTTTCCAAGGGGAACCCTTTCTAGATGACCAGAAAATGAAGTGTTGAGTCAAAGCAATCAAATTACTGATAGTACGAACTGCCTGCATTATGCATAACATTTTTACTTACAATGTACACCGATTTATTTTTCATGGCATCTTTGTAATCCTCGTTTATTTCAGGGATGGGCTTCTCTGCCGACCTCCTGATTTTAGTTTTGTCTTCGCTTATTTCCAGGAGGCCAGTCTTGGATTTCTGTAGGGCTCCAATGATAACGGCGCTATCGGTGGTTAAACTCTttagcctgggggggggggggggggaaagaggattAATTACATTATCTGGCCATCTAGGTAGTATTGTGTCATCCTATCAAATTGTAGCTATTCCATTCAATTGAAACAGGATCATTACTgaatttcccatctgggattgATAGTCGTATTAAATACAAAGCATTAGAGCGAAACACAACATTGTGCTGCAACGATTTGTTGATTGTTTCAGAGCAAAAAGGGGAGCTCAAGGATTACTCAACATTTCATAGATtaaatgagggggggggggacatggtaGATCCAATGACGACGCAAAAAATGCGTTGGTTCAAGCTACAGCAGATCCAGAAGAGGAATACCTGTTAAACTGAAGCATCGTATCGACCTTCACCCAGCCATCATCCAGCTGCAACTGCTCTTTGAGGAATTTGTCTCTTGGGAGGTTGTGATCTCCAAAGTAATACTGTCGAGAGAAATCTTAGTCAGCGCCGTTTTCCCATTTAACTGACTAAATAATCTATGGTCTTCAACATTAATTGATTACCTCGATTTGTCGAACCACCTTCCCCTCAGTCGGAGTCATATCTGCCATTATTTCGACTTCTGgtggggaaaaaatatatacagaaaTCACATGAAGTATCCAAGTGAGTAGAGCAAAGCTGAAGTTAAATTAATGTAACGTCTTTCCATGTCTCAGCCACCAGAGGTTCTATTTCATTTAGGCTCCACGTTAACAGCCATTTTTGTTTCACGCATGGACGGTCTGCAGGATACAGTGCCGGGTCTTATACAGCCTTTCAACGAGTTACCCCGAAAAGTTATAACATCTATGTCCAACCTTATTAAAACTGCTTTACTCAAACCCACGAAAATTTAAAACTTTAAAGTCGGGCTACTGAGAGATGTGATGCCACTGTGTGGCATATGGGCCGCTAGCAGAGCACAATTAAGGCGCATCGAGTATCTACTTATACGTACAATCGCTTTTAACTCGTTTTTTATTGTGTATGTACCGTTCATATAAACCAAAGCTCTATAGGCATGACCGAGCGATGTGCGCCATGCATCGGACTAACGTTGCATTAAACACTGGCCTAGCATAGAGGAATTGCCCAGTAACGTTGATATGCGGTTGTAAGGTTTAAACCACCGAGCTCCGGCCTACTCAAATATATTAAGGATATCAGATAGTATGGTTTAGCTACGAGAGTTGGTAAAATACTTACTATGCGTTGATACGTTGTGTGAGATTTAGCTTCTAACCCAACCAGAAGCAATGCTTGCTCACCACACTATCCGCACGTTGTTAAAACGGCGTGGCGTGCTACGGAAAGCTGCATTGGTCAAAAGGCAAATTGTTTAGGCGATTCGAAATTGTGCAACGAATGAATCCAGCGCAGTCATACACTAAATGTAGTCTATCCAAGTGTAGATTAACACCCTTAGTATCCAATatactaaataataataatcacagtcAATCTCAAATGTAGGAAGCAAATGAAAACCATGgatgattgatttttttttcttttattaattCAGTGTATTCAGACATATCACATCTGTAGTAATACCTACATTTATAAACGACCTTTGGTGCCAAAATACAGATTGtatagcctgggaaccagacgaatctgcaagctcatgttttattcgCTCTGGCAGATAATACACATTTGCAAAATGATACGGCAAAGTCAGGCTACAAATAGACCCTGGTGTTAGTGTTTGGCAAATATATTAAGTTATTTATAAAAcggttttaattttttttattaatgcaGCATTCATCTCATTCACagcacaaaataataataataataataaaaaaacagttttttaaAATCAACTGACACTGtgaacacaaatacacccatGAGATCTGGCCGGCCCGGGCAGGCTCCCCACGGTCTCCCAGGCGTCGAGCTGGGGGTCGTATCTCTCGATGCTCTGCAGGTAGGTCCCCTTGGAGTAGGAGTAGCCGCCCGTCACGTAGATACAGCCCCGTATCACCGCCGCGCCgcactccatcctcctctccttcatct
The window above is part of the Gadus morhua chromosome 20, gadMor3.0, whole genome shotgun sequence genome. Proteins encoded here:
- the mettl5 gene encoding rRNA N(6)-adenosine-methyltransferase METTL5, encoding MKLKELESCLQQVDGFEEPKILLEQYPTSPHIAACMLYTIHNTFDDIEGKLIADLGCGCGVLSIGAAMLEAGLCVGFDIDKDALDVARTNTEEFEISNIDLVQSDLSALEVAYAQKFDTVIMNPPFGTKHNQGIDMKFLKTALTLATVVYSLHKSSTRDHIQKRAKDWGVKMELVAELRYDLPASYKFHKKKSVDIHVDFLRFSKS
- the ssb gene encoding lupus La protein — translated: MADMTPTEGKVVRQIEYYFGDHNLPRDKFLKEQLQLDDGWVKVDTMLQFNRLKSLTTDSAVIIGALQKSKTGLLEISEDKTKIRRSAEKPIPEINEDYKDAMKNKSVYIKGFPLETTLDEILEWTTGKGQAENIQMRRNLQRQFKGSVFLCFDTEEAAKAFLGREDIKSFKDNELLVLSREAYHAKKAEERKQHKAESKAKAKHNKDETEKQTEEKEMGLLLEEQTGCLLKFSGELDQVSREDFHTLFSGHGKIKWVDFTRGAKEGTLLFDGKAKEALDKATEAKGGTLQIKEDDVAWELLEGDVEKEVLKKMIQAQQESYTRTKGRGREKFGGRGGGRGGGRRGGRGRGGRDQNRSHFQGKKTKFEDDNGDDGPPSPKKRAREDASADAPEAKVTKTENGS